In a single window of the Flavobacteriales bacterium genome:
- the bshB1 gene encoding bacillithiol biosynthesis deacetylase BshB1 — protein sequence MKIDILAFGAHPDDVELSASGTMAKHQKLGYTTGIIDLTRGELGTRGSAEIRDREAKNAAEILKLSIRENLEMADGFFEITQENLLKIVQKIRQYQPDIVLCNAFQDRHPDHGRGSELVSRACFLSGLLKIETQIDQKNQKPWRPKAVYHYIQYQDRKPDFVVDISDSIQEKMQSIMAYESQFYQAGTDEPDTPISSKQFLNSVEARTENWGKDIGVKNAEAFEIERFIGVSNLFDLN from the coding sequence ATGAAAATAGATATTCTTGCTTTCGGAGCACACCCAGATGATGTAGAACTATCGGCATCAGGAACTATGGCAAAGCACCAAAAACTGGGTTACACCACTGGAATAATAGATCTTACCCGAGGAGAACTGGGAACAAGAGGAAGTGCCGAAATCCGAGATCGAGAAGCAAAAAATGCTGCTGAAATACTTAAATTATCTATCCGAGAGAACCTTGAAATGGCTGATGGTTTTTTTGAAATAACACAAGAAAATTTACTCAAAATCGTTCAAAAAATACGACAATATCAACCTGATATTGTTTTATGTAATGCTTTTCAAGATCGTCATCCAGACCATGGACGAGGATCTGAACTGGTATCTAGAGCTTGTTTTTTATCAGGTTTATTGAAAATAGAGACTCAAATTGATCAAAAAAATCAAAAACCATGGAGACCTAAAGCCGTTTATCACTATATTCAATATCAAGACCGAAAACCTGATTTTGTAGTGGACATTAGTGATAGTATCCAAGAGAAAATGCAAAGTATTATGGCTTATGAATCACAATTTTATCAGGCGGGAACTGATGAGCCAGATACACCTATTTCTTCAAAACAATTTCTCAATAGTGTAGAGGCAAGAACCGAAAACTGGGGAAAAGACATTGGCGTTAAAAACGCAGAAGCTTTTGAAATAGAACGATTTATTGGAGTATCCAATTTATTTGATTTAAACTAG